Within Candidatus Methylomirabilota bacterium, the genomic segment CGGCTGGCCACCCGAAGGCGGTTCGCGCTGCGGGCAGCGCGTGCGCCAGCAACCCCCTGCCCGTCGTGGTGCCCTGCCACCGCGTCGTGCGGAGCGACGGAACGATCGGACAGTACGTCGGTGGCGTCGACGCCAAGCGAGCCCTGCTCACGCTGGAGGGGGCGGCATGACCGCCAGGACGTACACGCTGCTGGGCCCGGACCGGCAACCCTACCAGAGCGCAACCTCCGGCGCGCTCGGCGGCTACCGGCCGGGCCGCGTGTACGGCAGGCTCGACTGCCCGGCCGCGATCCGGGCCATCGCGCGCGGCGGGTACGTCAGAAATCGCGTGTTCTTCGCCGACGAGCAGACCGCCGTCGCGGCCGGGTACCGGCCATGCGCCGTGTGCCTGCCCGACGAGCACGCGCAGTGGAAGGCAGGGGGCCTTTCGGAGGTGGGCGCAGCCGACAACCAAGGAGGGGCCGCTCGGCGCGCCGGCAGGCGGCGCACTCGCACGAGAGGTCACCGGCGAGCGAAGAGCGGATCCTCCGGGTGCAGGAGCGGCGTCCACTTGAGCCCGATGCGTGAAAGGTCGGGCGCGAGCACGTCCTCGCCTTCCGGTCGCACGCCGCGCTCGATCCACGCGACGAGATCGTCGAACGCCCGCTCGCGCGTCTCGCCGTCGAAGCCGCAGTGACTCGGCGCGCGGAACACGCGCTGCACCAGCAGGTGGTCGGTGCCGGCCGCGATCGCGCGGCGCCGGTACGACTGCTCGAGACTCAACGGCACCCACGCATCACCCGTTTCGTGCAGTGTGATGAGCGGCACCGTGAGCCGGCCGGTCCGTTCCGCGTACACCGGATTCGCACTCGGTGAGCGCGCGTCCCTGGCCGGACGCAGCCGCCGGACGCGCGCGTTCAGCTCGTCCTCGGTGAGCCCGAGCCCGGGATCGATCCGGTACCGGATGTGGACGGTACTGGCCGCGCGCACGCCCGGCCTCGGCTCCTTTTCGACGTCAGGGTGCCGGTAGATCATGTTCGAGAGATAGCGCCGCTGCAGACCCTGAAGACGCAGCGGCAGATCGTGGCCGGCCTGATCGGCGCCCATCAGGTACTTCACGACGCTGTCGAACTGTCGTCCGCGCGCGGTGTACGAGCCGGGCATGCCGAGCGCCGGCACGACGCGCTCGTTGAGGACGCGCGCAAAGGCTTGCTCGTCGGGCGAATCGAGCAACGGGGCGCCTGAGATCAGCTCGGCCGCGGCGGTGTACGCGAGCAGGTAGTCCGCGATGCTGATGCCGTCGACGAGACCGCACTCGGCGAGACCGCCCTGATAGAGACCCGGCCGGAGCTCGAGCGAGCCCACGACGATATGGCCACCCATCGACTGGCCGTAGATGATCGTCCAGCGTGGCGGGCCGATCTCCTTCAGGAAAAGCTCACGGAGCGCGACGAGGTCCTCGATGAACAGATGGGGCTGATACTCGCGCGCGCGATAGCCAGAGGCGATCCACGCGTGACCTCCGGCGACGATGTGGCTGCCGAGGGGAGGGGCGGTGACCGCGCCCGGCCCCGGGCCCCGCTGGATCCCGTGCGCGAACACGACGAGACCGCCGCGCCAGTTCGCCGGCACTTCGATGAGGTAGTCCGCGCCGCCGAGCGCGCCGCTCCGGCTGATCGCCGCACGCGGCGGCTCGGCGCGCGGCGCGGCGGACCACGGCGCACGCAGCACGACGAGCGCGAGCCCCACCGCAAGCAGAGCGATGAGTGCACGCCGCGGCATCATGCCGCGCGTCCTCCTGGCACATCGACTGTCGCTGGCGCGTCGTCCCATCGATCCACCCTGGAGAGAGTACAACGCCTCGACGGCGCATGATGGCCGAAACCTCGACGGGTTCCGCAGGCTACTGCACCGTCCCCGTGAGGCTCCGTCTGCCACTCGCCCATAGGCCTATTATTTAACGGTCAGACTTCATGCTGTGAATCCTCGCTCCCGTTCACGACGTCCTCAAGTTGTGCTACAGAACCAGCGGAGATTGCGGAGGTCGTCGCATTCCTGGCCTCACCTCGGGCCAGCTACGTCACAGGTGCGATCGTCGCCGTCGACGGCGGGCGCACCGCGATCTGACGGAGGCAAGATGCTGCGCTCTGGCGGCGGCGACGCCAGCACGACGGCCATGCTCGCCTCGACCGACGCACAAGTCCTCACTGCGGACTACGAGTCTTGTTGGGGATATCTGCCCGGTGAATGCTGGGGCCGTGATGCATCGATCAAGGTCGTCGGAGGTTTTGCCAAATCGATCCCGGATATTAAGTTCGAGATCAAGGAAGTCCTCGTCGCCGGGAATCGTATAATCGTTCGCGGCGAGGTAACCGGAACGCCCGCTGGGGACCTGTTTGGTGTGCCGCATACCGGCAAGAGCTTCAGGATCATGGCGATCGACATTCAGACCATCCAAGACGGCAAGATAGCCAGGACGTACCACATCGAAAACTGGCTCAGTGCGTTGGGGCAACTCCGCGCCAAGTGAGGGCGGCTTGGGCGCTTGACCACTACAAAGGGACTCCGACATTCGCACGTCCGGTAACCGATTCCTGGGGGTTGTCTGGGTAAACGAAAGGGGTTAGCGGCTGCAACGTCCGCTAACCCTCGCGTCCGTGGGCACGTGGTGCACGCGGCTTCATCGGCGAATCCCGGCGGCCCCGACGGGCGTCAAGAGAAAGAGGAGGCGATCATGCGTGTCGTGCACGTCACCGGCGCGAAGGGCCCGTTCGAGCTCGTCAAGCGAGATATCCCGGAGCCCGGCCCGGGATCCGTGCGTGTCAAGGTCGAGGCCTGCGGCATCTGCCACAGCGACTTCGTGACGAAGGAAGGGATCTGGCCGGGTATCCAGTTTCCACGGGCGCCCGGACACGAGGTCGCCGGCATCGTCGACGCGGTCGGCCCCGGCGTCGCCGGCTGGAAAGCCGGCCAGCGG encodes:
- a CDS encoding MGMT family protein, which produces AGHPKAVRAAGSACASNPLPVVVPCHRVVRSDGTIGQYVGGVDAKRALLTLEGAA
- a CDS encoding ester cyclase, whose product is MLRSGGGDASTTAMLASTDAQVLTADYESCWGYLPGECWGRDASIKVVGGFAKSIPDIKFEIKEVLVAGNRIIVRGEVTGTPAGDLFGVPHTGKSFRIMAIDIQTIQDGKIARTYHIENWLSALGQLRAK